The genomic interval TCGTGGCGAAGTTTCATATCGGCAATCCGATGGGAAACCGCTTGATTCTTGCCGATCGGATTGCCAAATTGCTTGCGTTGCTTTGTGTACTCGATCGTCTGTTCTAATTGACGCTGCATTGCCCCCAGTTGACTGGCGAAAATGTAGCCGCGCTCCGAATTCATCGCGGTGGTAAAAATACTGCTGCCGGCACCTTCAGGACCGAGTCGCTGTGATTCATGAACGAAACAATTGTCGAACGTCATATCGCCAAACGGTGTTGAACGAAGCCCCATCTTTGGCTGCGTATCTGTGGTGGAAAATCCACCTGCACCTCGTTCGACGATGAAAGCGGTTACTCCCCATCGTCCGACATCCGGATTGGTATTCGCAAACACGACAGCCAAGTCAGCGACTGGTGCCAGCGTCACGTACTTTTTGACACCGTTAAGAACATAGCCATCCTCGACGCGAGTTGCGGATGTTTTCAAGGCAAACGAGTCAGAGCCTGAATCGGCCTCCGTGATGCCGAATGCTCCGCGTCGTCCACTGAGTAATTGGGCAATGTATTTTTGAATCTGTTCTTCGGTTCCGAACTTCAGAATTGCCGGCTGCACGCTCCAAATCTGTGAGTTGATCGCAAAGGCCAATCCACTGTCTTTACAGCCATAGCCGAAAGCCTCCAGCAATCGCACGGTTGTGCGAGCATCGTAGCCGGCACCGCCGTATTGCTTCGGGACAGACCAGCCCATGATGCCCTGGTCAGCACATCGCTGCCAGTTTTCGATCGCAAACTCGCAACGGCGGTCGTTTGCAAGAACGTCACTTGGCAACTCGGTTTGAGCAAACTGGATCACTTGCTCAGCTAGCCCTAGCACTTCATCGCTCCACGAAAAGTCCATCATTGGGGCTCCTCATCGAGTCTCAAACGCCCATGTTCATCGACGGGTTTCCATTCGTCCTTGAAGTCGCGGTTCCTCCACTGTCCTAGACCGGGGAAAAAGACCTTGTCGTAGCCGTGAGCTTCTGGATCACTCCCGTTCCATCTTTCGTCAAAGACTTCGTCCGTCCTCTGGTATCGACTATCTGAGGATAGTCGACACTTGTTGATAGGGGACATGTTGTCCAACGCACCGTGCACCGTCTGCATGGTAAAGCAAAGTACATCACCGGCCTGAAAGTCAGCCGAAAGCCATCTGCCCGAAAACTTTTCCTGCAAGACGACCGGGTTGGTGCTCAGCCATTCGATCTTGTCGCGGTCGGCATCTTTCGCGAGATAGCGCTGCAGCAGTCGCTCATGCTCGTCGCGTTTTTCCAGGATCATCAACGCGCCCTCGTGCTTGGCAACATCGCCCAACGGGATCCAGCTTGAGAACACTCGTTCCGTCCCGCGATTCATGTAGGGGCCGTCACAATGGATGCCGCAGCCCTCTCCCGGACGAACGAATCGCGGCCACCGAAAATCAAAACTGCGAACTTCGCCCTCCAGCAAGCCCTCATAGACCTTCAGCAACTTCGGGTGATCGATGATCCTGCGGTAAGCCAACCCGTCTCGCAGGCTTTGCGAAAACGCTCGCAAATTGACTTTCTCGATCGCGTCTGAACGGCTATGAATGGCATCGTCAATCGGGCGAGTTGCATCCAGCTCACCAATGATCGCGTACTTCAGCAGTATTTCCCGACGCGCCGCCAGCACTTCGTCCCTGCCGAGCAGTCCGCGAAAGAACAGATACCCCTCTTTCTCCATTCGAGCCCTCAGCAGTTCCGGCTGATCAAGAATGGATTGCGATTGAGTCAGTTCGCCAAAGTGCTCTGGATCTGTTTTTAACTCGACCTTGTTCGAGAAAAGACGCTCCATGATGTTTATCTTGCTCCAGTGGTAACGATGGACTTGATCCCCTCGTAGGGATTGTACGGAGCATCTGTGTTTCCCGACAATGCAACTCTCGAACCGACGTGCAGCTCTCGTGCGTATCGCATCAGCAACTCAGTTGCAACGTAGTCTTCCAACGCCCATCCGGTCGAGTCGAATACGGTTCGTTGCTGCTTTAGGTTCGAATAGGCGTCTGCGTTTGCCACGATGCACATGATCGACGAACCAATCTGTTCACGAGTGAGTTGTTGACATTCTCCCTCGATGATCGCTTGCTCTGGAAAGTCTGGGCAAACATGGCTGCGACTCAACAGAGAGAGTGGCAACTCGATTTTTCCTGGCAGATCCGATCCCACCGCATTGACGTGTACGTGGTCCCTGGGTGTCAGATCATCGAAAAGAGGACCGTCGCCAACTGAGATGGATGTGGCAGTGGAAATCACGTCTGAGTTCTGAACAACGTCATCCACTGATGTGACGATCACAGGCACATCACCATGGTTGAACGATGCGATCCGATCACCGAGCGAATCGCTTACCTCCCGTCGGATGTCGAAAACACGAATTTCATTGATCGTCGCAACTTGCATCAAAGCGTGCAACTGCGTCACGGCTTGTGCACCGCAGCCGATCAAGCCCATTGATACCGGGCGAGATAGATCCGAGAGCATTCTGGTTGCGATTGCCGATGCCGCCCCGGTACGAAGTGCCGTTAATGCGGCTCCGTCGCATACGGCGAGCAAGCAGCCGGAGGTTGGATCGAAAAGGCTGAAGGTCGAAATGACCGTCGGTAGCATTCTGACCTGGGGATTTGTTGGATGATAGCCGACCGTTTTGATGAAAACGGACTGTCCGTGTCGGTGAAGTGGCATCCATTCGATGAGTCCCGGATGGGGTGTTTCGTAATGAAACCCCGTCCGAATTGGGACATCAAACTCAGTCGTAGAGAATCTCTGGAATGC from Stieleria varia carries:
- a CDS encoding ornithine cyclodeaminase family protein — encoded protein: MRQKFTILLTHQDVVGILSTISVDVFMRELIDELQTAFQRFSTTEFDVPIRTGFHYETPHPGLIEWMPLHRHGQSVFIKTVGYHPTNPQVRMLPTVISTFSLFDPTSGCLLAVCDGAALTALRTGAASAIATRMLSDLSRPVSMGLIGCGAQAVTQLHALMQVATINEIRVFDIRREVSDSLGDRIASFNHGDVPVIVTSVDDVVQNSDVISTATSISVGDGPLFDDLTPRDHVHVNAVGSDLPGKIELPLSLLSRSHVCPDFPEQAIIEGECQQLTREQIGSSIMCIVANADAYSNLKQQRTVFDSTGWALEDYVATELLMRYARELHVGSRVALSGNTDAPYNPYEGIKSIVTTGAR
- a CDS encoding acyl-CoA dehydrogenase family protein, whose translation is MMDFSWSDEVLGLAEQVIQFAQTELPSDVLANDRRCEFAIENWQRCADQGIMGWSVPKQYGGAGYDARTTVRLLEAFGYGCKDSGLAFAINSQIWSVQPAILKFGTEEQIQKYIAQLLSGRRGAFGITEADSGSDSFALKTSATRVEDGYVLNGVKKYVTLAPVADLAVVFANTNPDVGRWGVTAFIVERGAGGFSTTDTQPKMGLRSTPFGDMTFDNCFVHESQRLGPEGAGSSIFTTAMNSERGYIFASQLGAMQRQLEQTIEYTKQRKQFGNPIGKNQAVSHRIADMKLRHELARLILYKVAWLDDQGMPASMEASLAKLYISEMLVESSLDAIRNQGARGYLSENGIERDLRDSVGGLIYSGTSDIQRNIISRLLGL
- a CDS encoding phytanoyl-CoA dioxygenase family protein, whose amino-acid sequence is MERLFSNKVELKTDPEHFGELTQSQSILDQPELLRARMEKEGYLFFRGLLGRDEVLAARREILLKYAIIGELDATRPIDDAIHSRSDAIEKVNLRAFSQSLRDGLAYRRIIDHPKLLKVYEGLLEGEVRSFDFRWPRFVRPGEGCGIHCDGPYMNRGTERVFSSWIPLGDVAKHEGALMILEKRDEHERLLQRYLAKDADRDKIEWLSTNPVVLQEKFSGRWLSADFQAGDVLCFTMQTVHGALDNMSPINKCRLSSDSRYQRTDEVFDERWNGSDPEAHGYDKVFFPGLGQWRNRDFKDEWKPVDEHGRLRLDEEPQ